The following are from one region of the Halobacteriovorax vibrionivorans genome:
- a CDS encoding ABC transporter permease, which produces MSLKKTIPLLRGISIVYKKEVVESFSSPIIYIFAAISNFIMSAIFYNNLQMAPQLTNKTVVDFVIAPTFSALNFILLFFAPMITMGAFVKEKRENTFSLLKLSNLSDESIFFAKYLSALTKLVFITLPIFIIPLFLAPKGFDDFAILFTNMIGIYGLGMCYLAIGLNASLLSRSYIASIVLSFGALFSFLIVYASSNVIQNEMVQAIMRYFSFSSHIFYFSRGAITSFDLLYLASFIGFFSFVGIRNMGVRK; this is translated from the coding sequence ATGAGTTTGAAAAAAACAATACCGCTCCTAAGAGGAATTTCAATTGTCTATAAGAAAGAAGTTGTGGAGAGTTTTTCATCTCCAATTATTTATATCTTTGCGGCCATCTCAAACTTTATAATGTCTGCAATTTTCTATAATAATTTACAAATGGCACCACAGTTAACAAATAAGACTGTCGTGGACTTTGTTATTGCACCAACATTTTCGGCGCTAAATTTTATTCTACTTTTCTTTGCTCCTATGATTACAATGGGTGCCTTTGTTAAAGAAAAGAGAGAGAATACTTTCTCTCTTTTAAAGCTTTCAAACTTAAGTGATGAGTCGATCTTTTTTGCAAAGTACTTAAGTGCCCTTACTAAGCTTGTTTTCATTACTTTGCCAATCTTCATTATCCCGCTATTTCTAGCACCAAAGGGGTTTGATGACTTTGCAATATTATTTACAAATATGATTGGAATCTATGGGCTGGGAATGTGCTACTTGGCCATCGGTCTTAATGCTTCATTATTAAGTCGCTCATATATTGCTTCTATTGTTCTATCTTTTGGGGCGCTATTTTCATTTCTTATTGTCTATGCCAGCTCAAATGTTATTCAAAATGAGATGGTTCAGGCCATTATGAGATACTTCAGTTTTAGTTCTCATATTTTCTATTTCTCACGTGGGGCAATAACAAGCTTTGATCTACTTTACTTAGCTTCATTTATTGGCTTCTTTAGTTTTGTGGGCATTCGCAATATGGGGGTTAGAAAATGA